AGAAACAAAACAATTTTTATCTTctaaatttgaaatgaaagacATGGGAGAAGCTAAAGTAATTTTGGGTGTGAAAATTGTACGAAATGATCATGGGTTAATGTTGACTCAAGAAAATTATGTTGAAAAACTTCTAAAGAAATTTGAGAATTTTGATGTGAAACCTGTAAACACTCCATTTGATGCTAACAGTCAGTTAAAGAAAAATGTTGGAGATGCTATATCCCAGTCTAAATATGCTCAAATTATTggaagtttaatttatttgatgaaTTTTACTCGACCAGATATAGCTTATGCAGTGTGTAGACTGAGCAGGTACACTCAAAGTCCTAACCATGATCATTGGAATGCTTTGGTacgtttaatgaaatatttgagaGGTACCATAAATTATGGTATTCTATATAGTGGATTTCCCGCTGTGCTAGAAGGGTATAGCGATGCAAATTGGATTTCAGATTCAGATGAGATCAAATCCACTAGTGGTTATATTTTCACCCTAGGTGGTGGAGCAATATCGTGGAAATCAGCAAAACAAACTGTTATTGCTAGATCAACCATGGAATCAGAGTTTATTGCTCTAGATTTGATTGGTAATGAGGCCGAGTGGTTGAAAAACTTCTTGGCAGGCATTCCATTAGGAATGAAACCAACACCTTCTGTGTCTATTCATTGTGATTGCCAAGCTGCAATAGCTATTGCAAAAAATAAAAcctttaatggtaaaaatagaCACATTCGGTTGAGACAAAATGTGGTAAAGCAGCTGCTAAAAGATGGAGTTATATCTATTGATTATGTGAAATCAGAAGTGAATTTGGCCGATCCTCTGACTAAACCCTTgggaaagaaattaataaacgaAACATCGAGGGgtatgggactacagcctgttgGAGGAAGTCAACAATGATGGTAACCCAACCTATATGATTGGCGATCCCATGAAATAGGttcatatgggtaataacaaATCATTAGTTGATTTCAGCACTTTATAAAGTCCTACCTATGGTGTTAGTGCTAAAACTGCAAAGAAAGTGAGGTTGAGTTAAAACTCTTAATTATTTCCATATCCTTTATAGGTGGTGTATAATCTGCAGTATACACTTGATGGAATGACCTATATGAGAGTGGAGTGGAGCCGCTCCTATGAAATTGAAGGCAAATTTCTAGAGCTCTCATGAACTTCCAGGCATGCGCATGGCTTATTAGCGCAACACCGCGTCAAACAGCAGAATTATAAAAGTACATTGTGATTGGTGAAAAGTTTAATTTACACTAAGAATTGTTTGGTTCATAGAAGCTTAAACTTCACCAAATATTCAGTAAATTATCTTTCACTTAATCAAATTTTGGTTCATAGTCCAAAAGACACCAAAATTAATACATTGTACTGTACccagaaaatattttacttaaatttatgTTTCAATTCTTTTGAAATAAGTGGGGGATTGTTGGATATTTAACAAATTATCTCAaaagaatcataaaaatattttgaaataagttgCAGATTTTAAGTTGGTTAAAAGGATTTTTTCCACTTTAAATTATCTTAATCCTTATCCTAACTAAACcagattttttatttgattttgtgGATATCTTAAATCTTTATCTTAactgaataatattttatctgATATTGTGGATTTGAATAACCATAAGCACTATAAATAGGAGTGCATTTATGTGTTATGGGATACACATAAAAAACTAAAtacttctcttttctctctattgtttcttctctatttctggGTAATTAAACATAAGCTGTTGTTCTTGCTCCTGGGTTACTTGTAATTCAGAAGGCTTGTTGAATCCTGGAGGATACGCAACTGTAGGCAAATTATCTTAAGGACAGTGATTATTATCACGCCTCAAGCAATATTCTGctcatcttttatttattttctctatcttTTTCTACCATTTTCCAACAAATCCAACCACCACTTTGCTGGAATCTGTGTAGAGACCTCAAGTGCAGCAGCATCCCTCCTACCATGCCAGGCACAGCAGCCACAGTTTATCACATCATGGCGTGGCAGCCATACCGTTTCTGCAATATGTTTGATAAATTTATTCAATGAACCAGACAATTTTACACAAAAATCTAATAAACAAACCAGGACTCGAAGCAGTTTCACTGTCCTGTACGCAAACTTATCGAGAAATGTCTTTGGCACATGATGCTTTGTCAGATCAATTGATGTGTTGGACTGGTAAGTCTCCCATGGCTACACAAGCAAAAGCACAAAGTTTACTATGGCTTAATAAGCAGAGCAGAAAATTTTTTGGAAAAGTTTACATACCATGAAGCAATTCCATGGCCACTCAGTACCATCTTCTCTCAAGATCTTAGGCCTCGAGATGCCCCAGTAACTCGAAATGACCGCATCGTTAATCGTCTTCACCGATTCCGCTTCCATCTCCGCTTGCTTCGCGTCCTTCTCAGTCAAATTGGTCTCCGCCGATGTGCTCATCATCCTTCTCCAATAAAACACACCAAACAACGAGCCATTTCGGCTCCTAAGCTCCGTCCAAATTTCCGTCGGCTTCAAAATATCAGCCGTCGTTGCTGCCGTGGCCGTCGAGATATACCTGCTGTCACTTCCACTATTTAGCAAGCCTCGCACCACCGAACTAAACACCAAGTGGTTCATCAACTTCTAATTAAGATTAtgatttattagaaaaaaaaagtaaaaaatattctgcacaatgcaatttaacaatttaaatgaatttaaatatatttttataaaattacgtaatgtttatttttttcaataaaaaatttataaataaaaaaaattgaattttttcaatttcaaataGAAAAACTGTTAAAAAAGTtatcaattaaatcaaattcttaattttaaatgaagaattaaagtatttttaaatgGTTAATTTAGttctaatttttcttaaatgtgATTTAATtcattatgaaattaaaaaatggagttttttttaattataatattttaggaaattaagtttaaaagttaaaattgaattttagttggcattttatacattaatttaaacaaaaatttaaaaatgaattaaattaagtttaaataGCCATTTGACTTTTTTACCAAAATATtgcattatattatataatagaaattaaaatcttatatttagttttcatttatttataaaaaataacttatatttaaaaaaattttcataaaaaatatatttcaacgagataattcatttttattatttaattttaatttaaaaaataaaatttattaacaaatttatatacaagatcttaataaaaattatatagaatatagaaaaagttatttttatattttgctaatgaattataaaattttaaatgtttttaaaaatgaaaattggcATTACATAAGATAAtggaatattaatataattgctcaaaattttaattttctagtTATTAAAACTACTCAATTTTTTGATATATGaatagaaaattaatatattaagcattcatttattcacagaagataacttatatttaaaaaaaatttcataaaaaatattttttaataaaataatttattttttattatttaattttaattttaaaataaaatatatcaataaatttatatattaatatgctAATAACATTCTCAAACTACAAAAATtgacttgactttattttcttttgacataaagactttcaatttttttttttattaaaaaaaataaaaagaatacaaTTATTCGCTAGAAGGAGGGCTTGAACCTCCGACCTTGTGGTTAACAGCCACACGCTCTAACCAACTGAGCTATTCCATCTGTGTTCTAGGAACTTCtgcaataaattttaataatttctaatTCTTTCTTTTAGAGTGCAAATTTAAAAACCTCCTGTTAtttcatgaaaattttttttttaaatatattatttattctcTAATGTTTagagtttaaaaaaaaacttataaataaaaaaataatattttataattaagaatGGTTATTGAATGTACACATTTATTTGATCCGTCCGAATTCGTtttgatttcaaatttaaagtattcacttataattttgaattcgaaaaatttattatcttaTTTCACTATagaaagatatatatatatatatatatatatatatatatatatatatatatatatatatattaatatcttttattttttaaattataattatatttgataaaCATATGaagtttaaatgttttagttaaccataattttattttttttctcatatctTATTTTAGTTTAGAAATTGAGAGGCTTAATTTCTTGAATTTTGGGTTCAATCAAGTTTCAATtgaaattttcaataatactttagataaaaaaattaaaaatattgatttaGTAAGATTTGAATTAGCAAGTATGTGGGAGGCATGGAAGGAGCAGAATCATTTCATTTAAGATATCAAATGTGGagtggaaaaaaataatttatggaattaaattaaattaatttaattaatgtttgtataaaaaaactcttttttagttctatctattatattttcatataaatactaaatcgaccatttttcaatttataattagttttactaattttataagttttttcTGAAATATAATgtacaattaaaaaatttaaaaatatagtctTCACTTATTTcacgaaaaataaaaaaatatttttttatattttttcgtaTTTGAAacactaaaaaatttaatcaataaaaaatatttttttaaaaaataattcttcaaattaaaattcttatcaaaatatttatatataaatttattaataaattttattttttaaattaaaatcaaataataaaaaataaatttatcttatttaaaaatattttttacagaaaaaatatatttttaatttaaaaaataaaaaatattaataagaagCCTAgtcttatatatatttatattattttttacttatagTTGGCCACTTCATTAATGAGGATCATATTCACTtcgattataaaaaaaaaaaaataaataaaagtgcaattgattttcttttaaaaaattagttcaataaaatttttttattaaagtttatttacagaaataactagtatttaaaaaatatttttcatatctatataaaaattattttttaacaaaaaaaaattattattcagtatttaattttaactttaaaaaataaaatatattaacaaactatatataaaaattttaataaaattgtaaaatataaaaaatgacttaatttctattttaatgaagaaaatattttttggttaattaatttatttaagttGCGTTAGTTAAACAAATGAAGtggaatataaaataaaaattttgtaaaatcatCGTATTATAAAAAATGTGCAATCGCTACGCTAGAAGGAGGGCTTGAACCTCCGACCTTGTGGTTAACAGCCACACGCTCTAACCAACTGAGCTATTCCAGCAACGCGAAATAAACTCTGCAaagtttatttatattataattcttaGGCCCATTGTTTTGTGGCAACAACGTTTACAAAAATTAATGTGTGATTTctggatttttatttttattcctaggaaaaaattaaaattttgttaaaataataataggAAAAAAATCTATCCTCTTCAAACTTTTACGATTTCACCATTTATATCTAATATCAACAAATGactaacaaaataattatatagaatGATACAAAGACCGACTATGTCAGAGTATGAAATCTGTAAATGACATTGGAAACTTCTTGTGTTATagacaattaattaataaaaaataattatttttattataatattaattgttatcatttaaaataaaaaaataaaacaaaattttaaaaattttcacaataattatttatctttttttggATTGATAGATGTCATAACCGAGATAACTTATTGATTTATtgctttttctattatttattgttttattttttcaatcattTAAGTTATGTTTAACGTTAATATATGTATAATTTAtgcaattaattatttgttatttaactatcacaattatttttattattcaaaataaaaaaattataatttgaaaaattttcaatttttaaatgtaattttttaattaacttaaTTATACTTAAGATTTACACATATCTTTACTTATGCAATtaattaatgtaattaataGTTTTTGTCATTACACATtttctttaataatttaataaaaatttactatttagtctcaaaatattttcattacattctttttattatctttttcattaaaaataataaaaaaaaacaaatttttaaattgaaatttaccCTAATaacccctttttctttttcttcttcaataatctaacttttttctttttcttcatcctcctcaataactcaatttttatatttctttctctttctcaatgattttatttttaaaatccattatttttcttctttttcttctttaataactcactttttaaaatatttttttaacttttttgtcCTTTTCTTCAATAACCCAATttttaagattaaaattttctcattctccttttttttaataatttaaattttttataaaaaaaattaaaaaagaaaaattaaatcaaaaaataaaataaagaaaaagaaggaaatactttagtcttttaatatatttttaataacaaaaataaatgaaattggcCGACGCATACAGAGCaaaattatttatcataatTGCATGTGGTGTTGAgatcaaattattttaaaatcacctTTCGATTAGTTtaccaaaaataatttatatttagaaaatattttttaaaaaactatttaCTTAGTGTATGCACATTTCAtgagaattaaatttaaatttattttctgttgaagtttaaatgttaaaaagatAATTTACCTATGAATTCTATTGAAGaggttaaaaatataaatattatttttcaatctaaatttatttttaaaatatcaaagaaattcaaataaaactgaaagagcataactcatatttttaaattattataattaatagttttatttagctatttttaataaaaatttatttataaatttaaataaaaaaataaaatttaatattttcatcccTACCGTacaatttaaaagtaaaattttcatttgatcTAAATTTAAATCACACAAGaccaaagaaaaatataaaatttgagtaaataatttatcatcacattaatttatttttagagtaaaatacatttatatttttcaggcatatcaaaattaatatatatctttttctatttttaaaattaaataacttaaatttttttaaatctaaattgAAAATCGCtctatgaaaataatattttttgataaaattaaaatataaactagactatatatattttttaaaaatttaaagatataaatattgattttaatataatctaatgaTTAAATAATACTATATGTCTAAGATTATTTTTGAGTACTTTCAAAGATAATTAATGGAAGCACTTCGAGACTTAACCTGGTGGAAAATGTATCCTTGTAATCTTGTGAGGTCAAAGGTTCGACTCCcatccctatttcaaaaaaaaaaaagataattaatGGAAGATTAGATGGAGTAGCCTCTACtttgataaaatcaaaatataacaattaaattattgaattttacaaataaaaaaaaagtataggTTAATTTTGACATAATTGATAGAAAGAGTTTTCTCTTTAGTGAGGTTTTCTGGAAGAAGATTTCTTGTTCTCTTGTCGAAGTTTGTCAGCTTCCCATGGCCGGATTTTTTTCGCTTCCTTCTACTTGGTGGTGGCTCTTCTCTCATCCACCTCCAGCAATTGtatataattcttttattttatagcAACTCCGATGGTTTTTTTTCTGGAGATTGTTTGAAGATCAGTTTATGGTGTATATTTTTTCGTACTTGGGTGGCAAACATAAGGAGGTATGGGTTGATTTTTCTTTTGGTTACATTGCTTTTTGCTATAATTTTTCTAGGTTGTGTTCTTTGAGGGTTGGGGTCTGGCAGTTGTTAATGTCTATTGTTCGCAAACTCCTGTTTCGAGAAATGTGTTAAGAACGCTGAAGAGCGTGACTTCTTCATTGTCGCGGTTTTTAGCTTGATTCGATGACATCCTTCATTGATAGGAGTTAAACCTTGTGTTTCCAGTACTGTCTTCTTGTCTACTTAGATCTAGTGGTTTTTGTTTTTAAGGTTCCTTTCTCCATCTCTCTTCTGGCAGTCTTTAACCTGCTCCAGCTTTTTCAATGCTACTTCAGTATGTTTGTATGCCTTATTGGCTCAGTAGTTGGAGGTTATTTGTCGCTTTTGATAGTCTCTTGTTGTTAGTTAACACAACTGGAGAAAGAGGTGCCTTGATCCACAAATGCTGCAAGGTCATTTGTCATATCAGGATTGGGCCTCTAAATTTgggctttatttttcttttatttttgggcCTGAAGGCTTGTAATTTTGGTTGTACTTTTCCGAACCCTTTTCTTTCTAATGatgggaaaaaaatattttcggtTGTCAGGATATTTTAACGAGCTGGAAATTCACACTCTTACGCATGCATTTTTACCCGTAAAAAGATATTTGTCTCATAAGATTTTCTTGTAAGGATAAAAAAGTACTGCACTCGAGAGTATTTGTATAATTTTCCCTTCCTGTAAACCCACACTGTCCATATTCGCTCGTCTCTCTCCCTCCCCTCCATTTCTCATCCCTCTTTTTCTCTCTATATCAAAACCCTAGCTATTCTCCAAATCATGGGTGCGTCTCCGAATCTACTTGCTAAACTTTTATCTttcaatttttctatttatctgATATGAATCTCTTATCTCTTTGATTTTCGTTGTTTGTGATCTACTATTTTGTGTTTGGTTTATTGTTACTGACAATCTGAGCTCTGATCTGAACTTACTAGTTTAATTAATTTCCTTGGATTATATGTTTAGTAGAATTTCTTTGTTTTCACAATTTCATGAAAATTTCGTTTCGTAGCTGAAATCAGGATGTAGTTTCTCTTTGAAGTTGTAATTTACTGGTACGATTGTGGAATTTTCATTCAGCGTTACCGAAGTAAGCTAAATTAGTTGGCGCATTTGCAAGGATTACTTTTTGCTGTATTGGATGATGAATGTGAATCTAAATTAATGTTTTTGATTTTTGTGGTGTTTAGTTTACCTGTGGTTACTCTTTGTTTTGATGGTAGATATTGAGGAGGAGATTCGCTCGTTACAACTTGACTCTGCAGGTGGTATTAGAAATAATATAGTTCATATATTTGatgaatgatatatatatatatatatatatatatatatatatatatatatatatatatatatatatatatatatatatatatatatatattccttcttattcttcttctctaCTATGTTTTCAATCTTACGTTGAATGCTTTAATCAAATCATAGCAGAAGATAATACTGGAGTTATTAACCCAGAAGATGCAAAGTTGGAGGAAGTGGAGAAGTTGGATAGAATGGAGGAAGGTTGGTGACacatttaaataagtttttagaACTTTGccattaatatatatatgtatattttgaAACAAGGGTGTTAATGGCTGAAAGACTGTACCTATTGCTAAGATTATAAATCTGCATTAATTTCAAATTGGATGACATAGAGCTTCTTGAACTACAAACAACCTCATAAAATTTTGAGATGGCTTACTATCAAATTTGATTATATGAGAATCATAGTTTTTAAAGCTTTGCCTCAGGCTGGAGGCCCAACAACACAAGGGCTAGCACCGGTTCACCTGAGTGTGGTCTTTTCTGGGTGCGAAGTGCAATGAAGGGGGTGCCTTTGTTATATTTTATGCCCCCTTCTACTTTTTCAGTTTACCTTATGTTCTTTTATCTGTGCTAATGCTAGTGATATAAGATTGGATATTAAGTTTATGGTATATTATATCAACAATTAAATTTCTATAGGATTCTCTGTACCAGTGTTTCTCTTTTGTtggtaaatttatttcaatttatttgtaAACATTTTCCTAGAAACTTGTCAGATGAATTGATCTTTTGACATCATTGCCCTTCCAAGTTCCAccctttttctatttaaaatcacTCAATATGTGGTTTGTCCATTAGGAAAATGAAAATCTAGTCtgcttttctatttatttagcCAAGATTGATGGAAAAAGGCCTAGGATGTGGTTCCATTCCAGAATCAAGtacatttgtttttattttggcCCTTGTTTtctattcttatattttttctagTCCTTCATACCTACTTgaacatattttatttaaaagaatgaACTAACTTTTCTCTATCATCTGTTTTCCTTTAAGATACATTTATGCATATGCATGCATGTATATATACAATGTCATTCTTTGCAAGAGGATTAAAAGTGTATCTCTTTTCTTAAttctcacaaaaaaaaaattcaagataaACTgtattcttctctctctctctctctctctctttaatCCTCTTTGCAGAATGTAATTTGAAGCGTAGATGCTCACATTTATGTGGAATTTATAAATGTTTATTACTTGGTCTTGTACACTGTCTCTGCTTGGTGACAGTTCTAATAAGTGCTTAAATATCTTTGATTAAAGTTTGGTATTTAATCTTCATTTGATAAGTTGTGCTTTGGGTATTTACAGATTCTAAAGATGATGTTAGTCTCAACTCTAAGGATGTGCAGGCTGAGTCCAAAGGTTCTTCTGTTTCTTTTGTTATATTTAATCTAGCTTTCCTTTTTGTAAGgaggtttatatatatattcgcTTATTGTTTTGGTTTGCTTCTTACAGTAAAAGATAAGGCAGTATCTGCTCCAGGAGATGTTGAAACACCAGATGAGATGGAAGAAGACAATAAGAAGCGGCACTTGAATGTGGTTTTTATTGGCCATGTTGGTAGGttaatttattatatgattTTGCCCAGTGAAtctcatttatatatatatttattttttcctttgatACCCTAATGTATCAAAAGATTATTATTTGTAGATAATTGGTTTCAAATAGAGCTGAATGGTGACTGCAACTAGTTTGGAATTAAAGCTTAATTGTTGTGGTTGGATACATAATTATTGATGTCATCCCATTTCTGTTAAGCAGCTATTGTTGGTGTTCAGTTTCGTGTTATTATACTGTTGCATCTAGTTGTCCTATTAGTGCTAATTGTTGTTTCCTTCTTGTTTGAATATTGATGTGTATTATTATCTCATTTTCCACTCACTAACAGGGTTGCATCTTCCTTCTTTTAAAAGGACCATTCTGCCTCCTTAATTTTTGTTTGGATCTAGGTTTTAATATCTATTCTTATCACAGCTGTGGTTGAGTCGTTGAGATCAAATTGTGGTGTTGCAGCTGGCCTTACCATGAACTATACTTAAAAATTTAGCTTGCAAAAGAAAGGGGTGTATAGCAAGTGGATATTTTATGATGAAGATGATGAGCTTCAGGAGAATGATTTGGAGCGCTTGCAGAATAGAACCATACAGTGCCAGATACAGGATAGGTCTTCCATAGGCCATTTTGCAAGGATTATAATGTCAAAATCACAGCTGTTGATTGTAGTGTTGTAGCTGGGCTTATCATGAATTATACTTAAAAATTTAGCTTGAAAAGAGGGGTATATAGCAAGCGGATAATTATGAAGAAGATGATTAGTAGGTTCTATTGGTGTTCCTTGCAACTAGTAACTGGTAGAATTGCATTATCCTCTTCTTGTATTAGAGTTTCATAAAATTGAAACTTGTTTGCTTACCTACTAATTTTTTGACTGTATTTTGCACCTGATTGCTCGAgtatgtttttcttaaatgaATTAACCCTATATATTTGGTATTCTCTgagttcatttttttttctgttactTTGGATTTTAGATGCTGGCAAGTCCACAACTGGAGGGCAGATACTTTTCTTAAGCGGTCAGGTTGATGATCGGACAATCCAAAAATATGAGAAAGAAGCTAAGGACAAGAGTAGAGAAAGCTGGTAGGGGTTCCTTTCCTGTCTTAATTCGCACTGCTCAAACTGATTTTTGATGGGTCTATTACTAAGTACTTGTGTGCCAGAAAGAAATTTGCTTATT
This Manihot esculenta cultivar AM560-2 chromosome 6, M.esculenta_v8, whole genome shotgun sequence DNA region includes the following protein-coding sequences:
- the LOC110616869 gene encoding ubiquinol oxidase, mitochondrial-like isoform X1 gives rise to the protein MNHLVFSSVVRGLLNSGSDSRYISTATAATTADILKPTEIWTELRSRNGSLFGVFYWRRMMSTSAETNLTEKDAKQAEMEAESVKTINDAVISSYWGISRPKILREDGTEWPWNCFMPWETYQSNTSIDLTKHHVPKTFLDKFAYRTVKLLRVLVCLLDFCVKLSGSLNKFIKHIAETVWLPRHDVINCGCCAWHGRRDAAALEVSTQIPAKWWLD
- the LOC110616869 gene encoding ubiquinol oxidase, mitochondrial-like isoform X2, producing the protein MNHLVFSSVVRGLLNSGSDSRYISTATAATTADILKPTEIWTELRSRNGSLFGVFYWRRMMSTSAETNLTEKDAKQAEMEAESVKTINDAVISSYWGISRPKILREDGTEWPWNCFMPWETYQSNTSIDLTKHHVPKTFLDKFAYRTVKLLRVLKRYGCHAMM